In Marmota flaviventris isolate mMarFla1 chromosome 17, mMarFla1.hap1, whole genome shotgun sequence, a single genomic region encodes these proteins:
- the St6galnac1 gene encoding alpha-N-acetylgalactosaminide alpha-2,6-sialyltransferase 1 isoform X2, with amino-acid sequence MYQYIQSPEQRFRDLIQKTIMGWRTSTPAKSAKETRAPDTHPRPIARSATESRRTEAHQAPGTASPTSQEEETAKVDTLPPRGQDKDRASTRTEALALQSEDKKTAGGREAQKGKLTSARTVKPQSKVATRAQRLSPGIREEKLTTTGAAPTRTRPRATTRPRPRPTMRLRATTRQRVTTTPRAMRRPSVTTGSRARTTAAVQAKKKPTLAAPPAPSPSPTMPRSQRLKAANFKSEPRWDFEEKYSLDRGSLQTTCPDSLKTRAANSSWLQNLFLPNLTLFLDSRHFNQSEWNRLEHFAPPFGFMELNYSLVQKVVPRFPPVPQQQLLLAGLPPGSTRCVTCAVVGNGGILNNSHVGQEIDSHDYVFRLSGAVIKGYEQDVGTRTSFYGFTAFSLTQSLLILGSRGFRHVPVGEDIRYLHFLEGTRDYEWLEALLLNQTLQRKSLFWFRHRPQEAFREALQLDRYLLLHPDFLRYMKNRFLRSKTLDGSHWRIYRPTTGALLLLTALHLCDKVSAYGFITEGHERFSDHYYDKSWKRVVFYINHDFKLERAVWKRLHDEGIIWLYQRPQTAKN; translated from the exons AT GTATCAGTATATACAGAGCCCTGAACAAAGGTTTCGGGATTTGATACAAAAGACCATCATGGGATGGAGGACGAGCACCCCTGCAAAGTCAGCGAAGGAGACCCGTGCCCCAGACACACACCCCCGGCCCATAGCCCGCAGCGCCACAGAAAGCAGGAGGACAGAGGCCCACCAGGCACCTGGCACAGCCTCACCTACAagccaggaagaagagacagCCAAGGTGGACACACTGCCACCAAGAGGTCAGGACAAGGACCGGGCCTCTACCAGGACAGAGGCACTAGCTCTGCAAAGTGAGGACAAGAAGACAGCTGGAGGAAGAGAGGCCCAGAAGGGGAAGCTGACCTCGGCAAGGACAGTGAAGCCCCAGAGCAAAGTGGCAACTCGAGCCCAGAGGCTCAGTCCAGGAATCAGGGAGGAAAAGTTGACCACCACAGGAGCAGCACCAACGAGGACGAGACCAAGAGCCACCACGAGACCGAGACCGAGGCCGACGATGAGACTGAGAGCAACCACGAGACAGAGGGTGACGACGACACCGAGGGCGATGAGGAGACCGAGCGTGACCACAGGATCAAGGGCGAGGACGACAGCAGCTGTCCAGGCCAAGAAGAAGCCCACCCTGGCTGCCCCGCCTGCCCCTTCCCCAAGCCCCACCATGCCAAGAAGCCAGAGACTGAAGGCCGCCAACTTCAAGTCTGAGCCTCGGTGGGATTTTGAGGAAAAATACAGCCTGGACAGAGGGAGCCTGCAGACG ACCTGCCCTGACTCTCTGAAGACCAGAGCCGCCAATTCATCGTGGCTCCAGAACCTCTTTCTGCCCAACCTCACTCTCTTCCTGGACTCCAGGCACTTCAACCAGAGCGAGTGGAACCGCCTGGAGCACTTTGCACCGCCCTTTGGCTTCATGGAGCTCAACTACTCCT TGGTGCAGAAGGTGGTGCCAAGGTTCCCTCCGGTGCCCCAGCAGCAGCTGCTCCTGGCCGGCCTCCCCCCCGGGAGCACGCGGTGCGTCACTTGTGCCGTGGTGGGCAACGGGGGCATCCTGAACAACTCCCACGTGGGCCAGGAGATAGACAGCCATGACTATGTGTTCCG ATTGAGTGGAGCTGTCATTAAAGGCTATGAACAGGATGTGGGGACCCGCACATCCTTCTACGGCTTCACCGCCTTCTCCCTGACCCAGTCCCTTCTCATACTGGGCAGTCGGGGTTTCCGGCATGTGCCTGTAGGGGAG GACATCCGCTATCTGCACTTCCTAGAGGGCACCCGGGACTACGAGTGGCTGGAAGCCCTGCTCCTGAACCAGACCCTGCAGAGAAAGAGCCTCTTCTGGTTCAG GCACAGGCCCCAGGAAGCTTTCCGGGAAGCCTTGCAATTGGACAGATACCTATTGCTGCATCCAGACTTTCTCCGGTACATGAAGAACAG GTTTCTGAGGTCGAAGACCCTGGATGGTTCCCACTGGAGAATATACCGCCCCACCACCGGTGCCCTCCTGCTGCTCACTGCCCTGCACCTCTGTGACAAG GTGAGTGCCTATGGCTTCATCACCGAGGGCCACGAGCGTTTCTCTGATCACTACTATGACAAATCATGGAAACGAGTGGTCTTTTACATAAACCATGACTTCAAGTTAGAGAGAGCTGTCTGGAAGCGCCTACATGACGAAGGGATCATCTGGCTGTACCAGCGTCCCCAAACAGCAAAGAACTGA
- the St6galnac1 gene encoding alpha-N-acetylgalactosaminide alpha-2,6-sialyltransferase 1 isoform X3, with product MGWRTSTPAKSAKETRAPDTHPRPIARSATESRRTEAHQAPGTASPTSQEEETAKVDTLPPRGQDKDRASTRTEALALQSEDKKTAGGREAQKGKLTSARTVKPQSKVATRAQRLSPGIREEKLTTTGAAPTRTRPRATTRPRPRPTMRLRATTRQRVTTTPRAMRRPSVTTGSRARTTAAVQAKKKPTLAAPPAPSPSPTMPRSQRLKAANFKSEPRWDFEEKYSLDRGSLQTTCPDSLKTRAANSSWLQNLFLPNLTLFLDSRHFNQSEWNRLEHFAPPFGFMELNYSLVQKVVPRFPPVPQQQLLLAGLPPGSTRCVTCAVVGNGGILNNSHVGQEIDSHDYVFRLSGAVIKGYEQDVGTRTSFYGFTAFSLTQSLLILGSRGFRHVPVGEDIRYLHFLEGTRDYEWLEALLLNQTLQRKSLFWFRHRPQEAFREALQLDRYLLLHPDFLRYMKNRFLRSKTLDGSHWRIYRPTTGALLLLTALHLCDKVSAYGFITEGHERFSDHYYDKSWKRVVFYINHDFKLERAVWKRLHDEGIIWLYQRPQTAKN from the exons ATGGGATGGAGGACGAGCACCCCTGCAAAGTCAGCGAAGGAGACCCGTGCCCCAGACACACACCCCCGGCCCATAGCCCGCAGCGCCACAGAAAGCAGGAGGACAGAGGCCCACCAGGCACCTGGCACAGCCTCACCTACAagccaggaagaagagacagCCAAGGTGGACACACTGCCACCAAGAGGTCAGGACAAGGACCGGGCCTCTACCAGGACAGAGGCACTAGCTCTGCAAAGTGAGGACAAGAAGACAGCTGGAGGAAGAGAGGCCCAGAAGGGGAAGCTGACCTCGGCAAGGACAGTGAAGCCCCAGAGCAAAGTGGCAACTCGAGCCCAGAGGCTCAGTCCAGGAATCAGGGAGGAAAAGTTGACCACCACAGGAGCAGCACCAACGAGGACGAGACCAAGAGCCACCACGAGACCGAGACCGAGGCCGACGATGAGACTGAGAGCAACCACGAGACAGAGGGTGACGACGACACCGAGGGCGATGAGGAGACCGAGCGTGACCACAGGATCAAGGGCGAGGACGACAGCAGCTGTCCAGGCCAAGAAGAAGCCCACCCTGGCTGCCCCGCCTGCCCCTTCCCCAAGCCCCACCATGCCAAGAAGCCAGAGACTGAAGGCCGCCAACTTCAAGTCTGAGCCTCGGTGGGATTTTGAGGAAAAATACAGCCTGGACAGAGGGAGCCTGCAGACG ACCTGCCCTGACTCTCTGAAGACCAGAGCCGCCAATTCATCGTGGCTCCAGAACCTCTTTCTGCCCAACCTCACTCTCTTCCTGGACTCCAGGCACTTCAACCAGAGCGAGTGGAACCGCCTGGAGCACTTTGCACCGCCCTTTGGCTTCATGGAGCTCAACTACTCCT TGGTGCAGAAGGTGGTGCCAAGGTTCCCTCCGGTGCCCCAGCAGCAGCTGCTCCTGGCCGGCCTCCCCCCCGGGAGCACGCGGTGCGTCACTTGTGCCGTGGTGGGCAACGGGGGCATCCTGAACAACTCCCACGTGGGCCAGGAGATAGACAGCCATGACTATGTGTTCCG ATTGAGTGGAGCTGTCATTAAAGGCTATGAACAGGATGTGGGGACCCGCACATCCTTCTACGGCTTCACCGCCTTCTCCCTGACCCAGTCCCTTCTCATACTGGGCAGTCGGGGTTTCCGGCATGTGCCTGTAGGGGAG GACATCCGCTATCTGCACTTCCTAGAGGGCACCCGGGACTACGAGTGGCTGGAAGCCCTGCTCCTGAACCAGACCCTGCAGAGAAAGAGCCTCTTCTGGTTCAG GCACAGGCCCCAGGAAGCTTTCCGGGAAGCCTTGCAATTGGACAGATACCTATTGCTGCATCCAGACTTTCTCCGGTACATGAAGAACAG GTTTCTGAGGTCGAAGACCCTGGATGGTTCCCACTGGAGAATATACCGCCCCACCACCGGTGCCCTCCTGCTGCTCACTGCCCTGCACCTCTGTGACAAG GTGAGTGCCTATGGCTTCATCACCGAGGGCCACGAGCGTTTCTCTGATCACTACTATGACAAATCATGGAAACGAGTGGTCTTTTACATAAACCATGACTTCAAGTTAGAGAGAGCTGTCTGGAAGCGCCTACATGACGAAGGGATCATCTGGCTGTACCAGCGTCCCCAAACAGCAAAGAACTGA
- the St6galnac1 gene encoding alpha-N-acetylgalactosaminide alpha-2,6-sialyltransferase 1 isoform X1, with translation MRSCPRRLSRLGQVWPLLVAALIFFLFTLPSFIKEPSTKPSRYQYIQSPEQRFRDLIQKTIMGWRTSTPAKSAKETRAPDTHPRPIARSATESRRTEAHQAPGTASPTSQEEETAKVDTLPPRGQDKDRASTRTEALALQSEDKKTAGGREAQKGKLTSARTVKPQSKVATRAQRLSPGIREEKLTTTGAAPTRTRPRATTRPRPRPTMRLRATTRQRVTTTPRAMRRPSVTTGSRARTTAAVQAKKKPTLAAPPAPSPSPTMPRSQRLKAANFKSEPRWDFEEKYSLDRGSLQTTCPDSLKTRAANSSWLQNLFLPNLTLFLDSRHFNQSEWNRLEHFAPPFGFMELNYSLVQKVVPRFPPVPQQQLLLAGLPPGSTRCVTCAVVGNGGILNNSHVGQEIDSHDYVFRLSGAVIKGYEQDVGTRTSFYGFTAFSLTQSLLILGSRGFRHVPVGEDIRYLHFLEGTRDYEWLEALLLNQTLQRKSLFWFRHRPQEAFREALQLDRYLLLHPDFLRYMKNRFLRSKTLDGSHWRIYRPTTGALLLLTALHLCDKVSAYGFITEGHERFSDHYYDKSWKRVVFYINHDFKLERAVWKRLHDEGIIWLYQRPQTAKN, from the exons GTATCAGTATATACAGAGCCCTGAACAAAGGTTTCGGGATTTGATACAAAAGACCATCATGGGATGGAGGACGAGCACCCCTGCAAAGTCAGCGAAGGAGACCCGTGCCCCAGACACACACCCCCGGCCCATAGCCCGCAGCGCCACAGAAAGCAGGAGGACAGAGGCCCACCAGGCACCTGGCACAGCCTCACCTACAagccaggaagaagagacagCCAAGGTGGACACACTGCCACCAAGAGGTCAGGACAAGGACCGGGCCTCTACCAGGACAGAGGCACTAGCTCTGCAAAGTGAGGACAAGAAGACAGCTGGAGGAAGAGAGGCCCAGAAGGGGAAGCTGACCTCGGCAAGGACAGTGAAGCCCCAGAGCAAAGTGGCAACTCGAGCCCAGAGGCTCAGTCCAGGAATCAGGGAGGAAAAGTTGACCACCACAGGAGCAGCACCAACGAGGACGAGACCAAGAGCCACCACGAGACCGAGACCGAGGCCGACGATGAGACTGAGAGCAACCACGAGACAGAGGGTGACGACGACACCGAGGGCGATGAGGAGACCGAGCGTGACCACAGGATCAAGGGCGAGGACGACAGCAGCTGTCCAGGCCAAGAAGAAGCCCACCCTGGCTGCCCCGCCTGCCCCTTCCCCAAGCCCCACCATGCCAAGAAGCCAGAGACTGAAGGCCGCCAACTTCAAGTCTGAGCCTCGGTGGGATTTTGAGGAAAAATACAGCCTGGACAGAGGGAGCCTGCAGACG ACCTGCCCTGACTCTCTGAAGACCAGAGCCGCCAATTCATCGTGGCTCCAGAACCTCTTTCTGCCCAACCTCACTCTCTTCCTGGACTCCAGGCACTTCAACCAGAGCGAGTGGAACCGCCTGGAGCACTTTGCACCGCCCTTTGGCTTCATGGAGCTCAACTACTCCT TGGTGCAGAAGGTGGTGCCAAGGTTCCCTCCGGTGCCCCAGCAGCAGCTGCTCCTGGCCGGCCTCCCCCCCGGGAGCACGCGGTGCGTCACTTGTGCCGTGGTGGGCAACGGGGGCATCCTGAACAACTCCCACGTGGGCCAGGAGATAGACAGCCATGACTATGTGTTCCG ATTGAGTGGAGCTGTCATTAAAGGCTATGAACAGGATGTGGGGACCCGCACATCCTTCTACGGCTTCACCGCCTTCTCCCTGACCCAGTCCCTTCTCATACTGGGCAGTCGGGGTTTCCGGCATGTGCCTGTAGGGGAG GACATCCGCTATCTGCACTTCCTAGAGGGCACCCGGGACTACGAGTGGCTGGAAGCCCTGCTCCTGAACCAGACCCTGCAGAGAAAGAGCCTCTTCTGGTTCAG GCACAGGCCCCAGGAAGCTTTCCGGGAAGCCTTGCAATTGGACAGATACCTATTGCTGCATCCAGACTTTCTCCGGTACATGAAGAACAG GTTTCTGAGGTCGAAGACCCTGGATGGTTCCCACTGGAGAATATACCGCCCCACCACCGGTGCCCTCCTGCTGCTCACTGCCCTGCACCTCTGTGACAAG GTGAGTGCCTATGGCTTCATCACCGAGGGCCACGAGCGTTTCTCTGATCACTACTATGACAAATCATGGAAACGAGTGGTCTTTTACATAAACCATGACTTCAAGTTAGAGAGAGCTGTCTGGAAGCGCCTACATGACGAAGGGATCATCTGGCTGTACCAGCGTCCCCAAACAGCAAAGAACTGA